In candidate division WOR-3 bacterium, a single window of DNA contains:
- a CDS encoding zinc-ribbon domain-containing protein, with the protein YNQKMPVFIIKCPGCETKYKVSTEKIKPNSKIRCPKCQTVFIFKIPEEILKKEEAKEFEKKETFTLEIPPDVPPEERKLHERAIRLAKILARDIINYYRDRWEKALKDGNLKEEFKKEIMESWKYYCEKVPKEIRDKTNYFQIAFNQIVGKGKKIL; encoded by the coding sequence ATTATAATCAAAAAATGCCAGTATTTATTATAAAATGTCCAGGATGTGAAACTAAATATAAAGTAAGTACTGAAAAAATTAAACCAAACTCTAAAATTCGATGTCCAAAATGTCAAACTGTATTTATTTTTAAAATACCCGAAGAAATTCTGAAAAAGGAAGAAGCCAAAGAATTTGAAAAAAAAGAAACTTTCACCCTTGAAATTCCACCTGATGTTCCTCCTGAAGAAAGAAAACTTCATGAAAGAGCTATTAGACTTGCAAAAATACTTGCAAGGGATATTATAAACTACTATAGGGATAGATGGGAAAAGGCTTTAAAAGACGGAAATTTAAAAGAGGAATTCAAAAAAGAAATTATGGAATCATGGAAATATTACTGTGAAAAGGTCCCAAAAGAAATAAGAGATAAAACAAATTACTTCCAGATCGCTTTCAACCAGATAGTTGGTAAGGGTAAAAAAATACTATAA